From a region of the Lentimicrobiaceae bacterium genome:
- a CDS encoding nucleotide sugar dehydrogenase: MKQELSNKTEKKEIKICVVGLGYVGLPLARLFSTKFPTIGYDINQERVNRLMQGKDDTLEVDDFLLQEAIDKNNFFCTTDIEKIKDCNFYVVTVPTPVDKHNNPDLTPLRKASETIGKVISKGDIVVYESTVYPGVTEEECLPVVEKVSGLTFNKDFFAGYSPERINPGDKERTVEKIKKVTSGSTPEIAKLIDEVYNTVLINGTHLAPSLKVAEASKIIENAQRDVNIAFMNELAKIFNAMGIDTNDAIEAAASKWNFIKLKPGLVGGHCISVDPYYLIQKAQVYGVLPRLMTDARRLNDNMGEYVANRVIKLMNYKGVMVKDAKILILGITFKENCPDIRNTKVVDIVHTLEPYTKNITIYDPWANKENVKHEYNLEITNTLPKEKFDTIILAVAHKEFLDIGINSMLKDTSVLYDVKSVLDKDIIDGRL; the protein is encoded by the coding sequence ATGAAACAAGAGTTATCAAATAAAACAGAAAAAAAAGAAATTAAAATATGCGTTGTCGGACTTGGCTACGTAGGACTACCGTTAGCAAGATTGTTTTCAACCAAGTTCCCAACCATTGGATACGATATCAATCAAGAAAGAGTAAACCGTCTTATGCAAGGCAAAGACGACACACTTGAGGTAGACGACTTCTTACTACAAGAAGCAATAGATAAAAATAACTTCTTTTGTACAACCGATATAGAAAAAATAAAAGATTGTAATTTTTATGTAGTTACGGTGCCTACCCCTGTAGATAAACATAATAACCCTGACCTTACTCCACTTCGTAAAGCCTCCGAAACAATAGGAAAGGTAATAAGCAAGGGTGATATAGTTGTTTATGAATCCACAGTATATCCGGGAGTAACAGAAGAGGAATGCCTCCCAGTAGTGGAAAAAGTTTCAGGATTGACTTTCAATAAAGATTTTTTTGCAGGTTATTCACCGGAGAGAATAAATCCTGGCGACAAGGAACGTACAGTAGAAAAAATAAAAAAAGTAACATCTGGTTCTACTCCAGAGATTGCAAAATTGATAGACGAAGTATATAATACTGTTTTGATAAATGGAACCCATCTTGCACCAAGCCTAAAGGTTGCGGAAGCATCAAAAATTATTGAAAATGCACAGAGAGATGTAAACATTGCTTTCATGAATGAATTGGCAAAGATATTTAATGCAATGGGAATAGATACCAATGATGCAATAGAAGCTGCAGCCTCTAAATGGAACTTTATTAAACTAAAACCTGGCTTGGTAGGAGGTCATTGTATAAGTGTTGACCCTTATTATTTGATACAGAAAGCACAAGTTTATGGAGTTTTACCGCGCTTAATGACTGATGCAAGGCGCCTTAATGACAATATGGGAGAATATGTTGCCAATAGAGTTATAAAACTAATGAATTATAAAGGAGTTATGGTAAAAGACGCCAAAATCCTAATCTTGGGAATAACCTTTAAGGAAAACTGCCCAGACATTCGCAACACAAAAGTAGTAGATATAGTTCATACCCTAGAACCTTACACCAAAAACATAACAATCTACGACCCATGGGCAAATAAAGAAAATGTAAAACATGAATATAATTTAGAAATAACCAATACCCTACCAAAAGAAAAGTTTGACACAATTATTCTTGCTGTGGCACATAAGGAATTTTTGGATATAGGTATAAATTCAATGTTAAAAGATACATCTGTACTATATGATGTGAAATCAGTATTGGATAAAGATATTATTGACGGAAGATTGTAA
- the rfbA gene encoding glucose-1-phosphate thymidylyltransferase RfbA, which produces MKGIVLAGGSGTRLYPITKGISKQLIPIYDKPMVYYPISTLMLAGIREILIISTPQDLPGFKRLLGDGTDYGVRFEYAEQPSPDGLAQALIIGEQFVGDDAVCLVLGDNIFYGQGFSPMLGEAVENAEQQKQATVFGYYVDDPERYGVVEFDTTGKALSIEEKPENPKSNYAVVGLYFYPKGVAEIAKNVKPSRRGELEITSVNQEYLKNQTLSVQLLGRGFAWLDTGTHESLSEASNFIEVIEKRQGLKIACLEEIAYKNGWISSEDMARIAEPMKKNQYGQYLLKLLSN; this is translated from the coding sequence ATGAAAGGAATTGTTCTTGCAGGAGGCTCGGGTACTCGATTGTATCCCATAACAAAAGGTATATCAAAACAGTTAATACCCATTTATGATAAGCCAATGGTGTATTACCCTATTTCGACTCTTATGCTAGCCGGAATTCGTGAGATATTAATAATCTCTACACCGCAGGATTTACCTGGGTTTAAGAGACTTTTAGGTGATGGGACTGATTATGGTGTGAGGTTTGAGTACGCTGAGCAACCAAGCCCAGATGGATTGGCACAGGCATTAATTATTGGTGAACAGTTTGTAGGAGATGATGCTGTGTGTCTTGTATTAGGAGATAATATTTTTTATGGACAAGGTTTTAGTCCAATGTTAGGGGAGGCGGTAGAAAATGCAGAGCAACAAAAGCAAGCTACTGTTTTTGGATATTACGTGGATGACCCTGAACGATACGGTGTTGTGGAATTTGATACTACTGGCAAAGCCTTAAGCATTGAAGAGAAACCCGAAAACCCAAAATCCAATTATGCTGTGGTAGGTTTATATTTCTATCCAAAAGGAGTTGCCGAAATAGCTAAAAATGTAAAACCTTCACGAAGAGGAGAATTGGAGATAACCTCTGTTAATCAAGAATATTTGAAAAATCAAACTCTCAGTGTGCAACTTTTGGGTAGGGGTTTCGCATGGCTAGATACAGGTACTCATGAATCTCTTTCAGAAGCATCCAATTTTATAGAGGTTATAGAAAAAAGACAAGGATTAAAAATTGCTTGCTTAGAAGAAATAGCCTATAAGAATGGGTGGATTTCCTCAGAAGACATGGCTCGTATCGCCGAACCAATGAAGAAAAATCAATATGGACAATATCTATTAAAACTTTTATCTAATTAA
- a CDS encoding four helix bundle protein has protein sequence MAEFKIVGKRNLYHFSKLPLEEKYVISDLLRRAVISVPSNIAEGSARLSTKEQIRFYEIAFGSLMEVYCQLQLCIDVEYLISEDIKNSKKLIFTISKQLSKMRTFLQTKTK, from the coding sequence TTGGCAGAATTCAAGATTGTTGGTAAAAGAAATTTATACCATTTTTCCAAACTCCCATTAGAAGAAAAGTATGTAATTTCAGACCTATTAAGAAGAGCAGTGATTTCTGTCCCTTCTAATATAGCAGAAGGTAGTGCTAGGCTATCCACAAAGGAGCAGATTAGATTTTATGAAATTGCCTTTGGCTCTTTAATGGAGGTTTATTGTCAACTTCAGTTATGCATAGATGTAGAATATCTAATTTCAGAAGATATAAAAAATTCAAAAAAACTAATTTTTACTATATCTAAACAATTGTCCAAAATGAGAACTTTTTTACAAACTAAAACAAAATAA